The following is a genomic window from Niabella soli DSM 19437.
AATGCTGATTTTGGACGGGTGATCGTATACGGGTTGCTCATTGCGGTACCTGCGATGCTGGCCGGTTATTACTGGGCAATGTGGCAGGGAAAGAAATTCGGTGCCATAGCTGCCAGTGATCCGTTTGCTGAACCAACTACGGATAATGAAAAACTTCCCGGAACCTTCTTGTCGTTTTTGCCGGTGCTTATTCCTATTGTATTGATCGCGCTGAGAGCGATGATGACAACTATTGTTCCCGTTAAAAATACAGTGATTGAATCCCTGTTGCTAGTCGGTGATCCTGCTATAGCGCTGGCAATAGGTGTAGTGCTGGCATTGTGCATTCCCAAAAAATGGGAGCGAAATGAATGGAATAAACTCGCGCACCACGGGTTGGAAAAAGCGGGCGGTATATTAATGATCATTGGGGCAGGCGGTGCTTTTGGAGCCGTGATCAGCGCGTTAAAAATACAGGATCACCTCGCAGGAATGGAAGGACTGGATGCCTGGGGGCTATTTTTCCCGTTCCTTGTTGCAACAATTTTAAAAACAGCACAAGGCTCGTCTACGGTAGCAATCCTCACAGCAGCTTCCATTGTAGTGCCCTTCCTGCCGGCATTGCACCTGGATGATACCAACGGACGGGTGATTGCGGTGCTGGCCATGGGCGCGGGCTCTATGGCCATATCACATGTAAATGATGCTTATTTTTGGGTGATCACTAATTTCTCGGGTCAGGAATTAAAACCGGTATTGCGGGTGTATAGTATGGCCACGATTTGTATGGCTGTTGTAGCGATTATAGCCGTATATCTTTTGTCCTTAATCATTTTATAGATGAAACTAGTCATAGCTCCCAATGCTTTTAAGAATAGTCTGCCTGCAGCGGAGGTGGCGGCTGCCTTAAAAGAGGGTTTGGAGCAAAGCGGATTAGACGCAACGTTGGTCTGCTGCCCGGTGGGCGATGGGGGCGATGGCACCGGTGCACTATTGCAGTATTACTTTAACGCGGAAACAATAGAATGTGGGGTAAGTGATCCTGTTGGAAGAAGGATATCCGCTCCTTTTGGGTGGATCAGTAAAGCCCGGACCGCCATTATTGAAATGGCCGACGCGTCGGGTTTGCGTCTGCTAAAGCCCGAAGAATATGCCCCAAAAATGGCTACTACGGCGGGTTGCGGACAACTGATCAAAGCGGCGCTTGATATGAATGCTGCCGAAATTTTGCTATGTATCGGCGGCAGTGCTACGGTGGACGGCGGTACCGGCATTTTAAAAGAGCTGGGCGTTCGTTTTGTGAATAGATCCGGAAATTCTTTGCAACAATTACCCCAGGATTTACAGGAACTGGATTTCATTGATGCATCCGGATTGGATGAACGCCTAAGCGTTGTGCAGCTCACCATTCTTTGCGATGTTAAGAACCGGTTGCTGGGAGATAAGGGGGCCGCTGCTGTTTTTGGTCCGCAGAAAGGGGCGTCGCCTGCCGACGTGGTGTTGCTGGAAAAAGTATTAACACAGTTAACACGGGTTGCAGAAAAGACAACCGGCATAAATATGAATGCGTTGGAATACAGCGGTGCTGCGGGGGGTGTTGCGGCGGCATTGGTTGCCTTTTGTAAAGCAAAAGCAGTGGACGGGATCGATTATTTTTTACGGGAGATACAGTTTGAGCAACAGTTGGCCGAAACGGATTGGGTCATCACCGGAGAGGGGGCTATTGATCAGCAGACCCTCGAAGGTAAAGCACCCTATGGTGTGGCCCGGATGGCGAAGAAACAGCATTGCAAAGTAATTGGCGTGGCGGGTAAAGTGCCGGAGCCGCCAGGAGCCGCACTGGATCAGTATTTCGACTGGCTTTTTTCTATTAACGAGACTCCCGTTTCGTTGGAAGCGGCGATTAAAAACACGCGGGCGAACCTGGTAAAAGCGGGAGAAAAAATTGGGAAGCGGATACGAAGCAAAGACCTGTGAGGTTTTTAAAACCTCACAGGTCTGAAGCTGCTGCCGGTACTGCAGTACAAGAGTGTCCCGATAGCTATCGGGACAAGGCTAATGCCATCTGCACTGCAGCCAGGGAAAAAACCTTGCGCCTTTGCGGTTAAACAAAAAGATTGCGTCTTTTCCTGTTTCCGAAAAAAGGTTATCTTACAAACAAAAAATTGCCATGCCTTTAACCTGGCGCACAGGAACGATCATAAAAGTAATTGAGGAAACCTACAATACCCGCCGGTACTTTATTGAAGTGCCGGAACTGGAGTCGTTTGATTTTGTTGCCGGACAATTTGTAACCATTGATTGTCCGATCCACGAGAAGCCCAACAAACGGTGGCGCAGTTATTCCATTGCCAGCGCCCCGGATGGCACCAATGTGTATGAGCTGCTGATCGTACTGGTGGAAGACGGGCAGGCCACACCCTGGATGTTTGACACCTGGAAAGTGGGAACGGAAATTAGCTTTCGCGGGCCGGCAGGGGTGTTTACTTTAAAGGAGGAACATTTGCAGCAGGACCTGTTCCTGGTGTGTACGGGAACGGGCATTGCTCCTTTCAGAAGCATGGTGCATTGGTTATTGCGGGAAAATATTCCGCATAAAAACATTTACCTTATTTACGGATGCCGCACTCAAAAGGACCTTTTATATTTTGAGGAAATGAAAAACCTGGGACTGGAATATTTTCACTATATCCCCACGCTGTCGCGCGAGGAATGGGAGGGGAAAACCGGCTATGTGCATGCTATTTATGAAGCATATAGCCAGGGAAAGCCGCACAGCAATTTCTTTTTATGCGGCTGGAAGAATATGATCGACGAAGCCCGTCAGCGTGTTGTGGGTATGGGATTTGATAAAAAAGCCGTGCATTTTGAGTTGTACGGGTAAGAATCATGAACTGGTTTAGGGGCAGGCGTTTCGATTTTATGCTAAAAAATAATTCTTTCCTATATTTGCCACCCATTTTGGTCCCGTAGTTCAATGGATAGAATAGGAGTTTCCTAAACTCTAGATACAAGTTCGATTCTTGTCGGGACTACATTTTTTTAAAATAAGTTGAAGAATCTCAACTGAAATAGCTCCTCCAAATCTTGTAGAAATACTTGTATATTTCACATTAGTTCAGTAAATTGATGAATGAGGAAAGCGATAGCTAACCATTTCAAAGCGTATTTTTTTTCGATTTGTTTTCTTTGTACCATTGTTTCATCTTTTGGTCAAACAAGATCGGACCGGGATTGGCTGTTAAAAGATATAAAAGAACTTCCATTGCCACCGGACACCAACCAGGTGCTGGCAACTTACCCTTTGGATTATGAGGCACAGGTTATTGCCTACCAGAATCTACACAATGATCCCTCCAAAGAATTATATGTACCCGGAATTATAACAGGGCGTTATGGAAAAGGCAGGATTTTAGTCGTAGGGAGCAATGCTTATCTGGAACCGCCGCTCATTCAAAATCCAAATATTATCCGGTTCTGGAAAAATGTTTTTGATTGGTCCGGAGCATCCGGCGCCAGCGCGGGATTTGAGCTGCCTGGGTTTGAACGGTTGATTACAATGGCTAATACAACAAACGTCTCTGCAGGTAGTCTGAATCCGCAACGGCTGTCTGATAACAAAGTTATTTTCGTTACCAATGAGCCGGCCGGTCATTCATATATGCAAAAGCTGGATGCATTTGTACGGAGTGGCGGTACCTTAGTGTATGTGTCATCCCTTTTTGAGCAGAATAAAAATTCAGATGATCCCATATTTACAACAAATATGGATAGTCTTCTACTTAAGGCGGGGCTGTACCATGTGGCAAACCCGATTCATACAAGATCAACGGATGACACATTGCGCATTTCAGCGGTCCCAAAGTACCTGATCGTGGATAGCATCCTTTCGAATTTGGCAAACTATAGGTATTATGATCTGTTTTATCACAAAGGTGCAGAGATTGTGCCGTTGACGATTTTAAAATTAATTCTTTTTGTGGCCCCCAAGGATATTAAAGCGCATCAGGATCTTTGCAATCTGATAGAAGATCCCGCTAATAAGTATTCCGATACCGCTTCGCTGAAAAAACCATTGGTTACTACCTACTGGCCAGATCTTTTTAAATATCTGAACCGGATAAACAGGGATTACCTTGCTTATGAAAAGGATTCAACCTACAGGGCAACGACTAACGGGGAGTTTCCGGGCATGGTGCCGGATAATGCTTCGCGGATAACCAGGAAGCTACAGATAAAATTCTCCAATAAATGGAGCGGGTTGCCGGAACCGGATAGTTCATTCAGGCGGTTGTATAGTACCGGGCTGTATGTAGCCCCGGGTGATATGGTTACGATTACCCTGGCCGATATAAAAGATACCTCCCGGTGGCTGATGGCACAAATCGGCATACATGATGATGATGTTTCGGATGCGAATGAATATTACAGAAATCCATTGAATCTGGTACGAACGTTTAACCTCGATAAGAGAACATTAATGATCCATTCCCTGTACGGGGGGCTTCTTTATTTCGGGATCCCCGTTACAGATAATGGAAGCGGTTTAAATGTTACTGTTGCCGGTGCCGTGGAAGCCCCCTTTTTTCAGATGGGGAAAACCACGGACAAACAATGGCTGCAAAAACTGCGACAAAACCCGGCTCCCTGGGCCGAACTGGCAACTGATAAGCTCATTTTGACCGTTCCCTCGGATAGCATTCGTAAACTTGAGCATCCGCAAAAGTTAATGCAGTTTTGGGACGAGGTAATGGACGCCAATGCAGATCTGGCCTTTATTTCGAGGGATCGGCCACACCCGGAGCGGATCATTATTGATAATAATGTTAAGTGGGGAGCCCTGTTTACCGTACCATCAAAGATTGTAGCGCCCAACGATCGTAGTTTAACCAGGATACTGAATGAGCAGCAATTGCGTGATTCGGGAAGCTGGGGCCATTTTCACGAACTGGGGCACAGGCACCAGTTCGATGGTCTTGATTTTGATGATCTGGGTGAGGTGACCGTGAATTTGTACACATTATATGTATATCAAACAATCTTAGGAAAGGATCTTTATCACGCCAGGGACGGGTCCCCAAGGGATAGTATCCTGAAAGCAATCAAATCATACATTGCTGCTCCTGATTATGAAACCTGGAAAAGTGATCCTTTTTTACAACTCTTTACACTCTTTTATCCAGTTATTGACACTTTTGGCTGGGAGGCGATCAGGAAATTAAACCAGTCGTTACGGGAACTTTACAATGCGCAATATGGCGGCCGGAACTTGTCCCAACTTTATAAAAAAAACAATGACGATCGCCGGAATCAATATTTTGTATTGTTTTCAAAAGCCATAGGAAAAAACCTGAGTAGCTATTTTGGTAAATTAAAAATACCTGTTTCAGAAGAAGCAAAAAAGGAGGTGAAAGATCTACCTATATGGATGCCAGGTTTGTTTAAATAATGCTTAATCTATTTTTTTTCATATTCTGATCATTTTGCCTTCTATAACTAAATATTCGTCCTTTTCATTTTTAAGATGATGAACTTTTATTGTCGCCATTTGAGTAGTCCGGCAATTCACAAAACTTCAGCAAGTCCTCAATGATTAAGTTCGCTAATTTTCCGGTCCGCTCTACAAATTTTGCCTTATGTTTTACGCATACGTCTTGAAAAGCGTTGAGCATGATTATTATTACAAAGGGCATTGTCAAAATCTTGAGCATCGATTGGCTCAACATAATGCTGGCATGACAAAATAGAAGTTTCCTAAGGTTTGCCGCTTGATTTAGGCACCTCCAATAGCAAACTTGCGCATCGTAAATCGCTTTTATGCCGACCCCTTCCTGATTGCGCTTGGTGTTGCATTCGCCCACGATTTAAATGCCTTTCTAAATGCCGTAAGATCTGAGTAACCCAGGATGTCGGAAACCTCAGATATTTTTATGGCTGGGTTTTGCATAAGCTGTAAAGCAATTTCTTTTCTTGTTGCCCCGGCAATATCCCGAAAGGTGGTTTGCTCCTGCAGCAGCCTGCGTTGCAGATGCCGGGGCGTCATATTCAATGCGAAAGCTGCTTCTTCAATTGTAGGTATTCTGCCCTTGAATTGCATGAAGAGTACCTGTTTTAAATTTTCTACGGTACTATTGGACGTCAACAGTGCCTGCTTATCCGCTACAATGGAGTTGAACAACTGAAACATGGATTGATCACTCGTTAGTATTGCTGTTGATATGTCTTCTTTACTTAAAACAATACGGTTAATCTCCTTATTAAAAAGCACGTCACAGCCAAAAAAATCCCGGTATGCCGAAATTTCCCGCATCTCAAAGGCCAGTTCAACCCTTGCCGGAACAATGTGCTTTCCTGACAGGGCTCTGCAGGTATTGACAATTGTGGCCAATAAAAAATCATTGGCATGTCTTCCGGGCTCGGGATATTTCATCAGCCATAGTTTATTCTGTGTGATCTCAAGAACCGCCACCTGCTTAACCGTATACCGGTATGCAACCATCGGCGATGACATATGGCCATACCGGGCAAATAGCTCCAATGCCTGGTTAAGGTCCTTACAGCTTTGGATCAAAAAACCAACCATTCCATGAAGCGATTTGTCTGCGCTCATACCTATACGCAGGCCAATCAACGGATCTCCCGACAATTTTAATAAGGGCACCCAAATAAGTGCCGCTTTCTCCCATTCAACCATATTTTCAGAATCGTTGATTTCTTCCGGGTTGATGCCGGATAGCTGGCAAAGCGTATCGAAGGCCGCACCAAATGAAGCAGCAGTCTGAAAAATAGAGCGAATGACTGTTCCTTGTAAACCCATGGCATAAAATATATCGTTTCGGGCAGAAAATACCCTTTTCCCTGACTGTAACTGGGGGGTACTTTGCACTATTAATCACAAAATTATGAAATCAGGTAAAAAAATGTTTTTTAAAAAATGGATAACGGGCAACTTGGCCGTTTACGCTGGCTCGCTGGGATTTTTACATCCGCTTATTGCACACGGACTAACCGGCGATCATGATAAACTGCTAACAACCCCGCAGTTTATTATGCACACGTTGTCCGTAATTGTTTTTGTGCTGTTTCTTGTACGAATGCAGAACAACACCTTCCAAATGGCGGGTAAACGGAAGCCGCTGACTGGCATCTGGCCGTTTTTATTCTTTACTCCATGGGTATTCTGGCTCGGTTATTATACATTGTTCGTCCCCTTCGACATTTTATTTATGTTCCTGTCAATTGGTATCATCAATGCCATACAATTAAAATCGCAGGTTAAATTTCCGGCAAAGTGGGTATGGCAATGCATGATCGGTTATTTTCTTGCGGCGGTAGCCGGTATT
Proteins encoded in this region:
- a CDS encoding AraC family transcriptional regulator, giving the protein MGLQGTVIRSIFQTAASFGAAFDTLCQLSGINPEEINDSENMVEWEKAALIWVPLLKLSGDPLIGLRIGMSADKSLHGMVGFLIQSCKDLNQALELFARYGHMSSPMVAYRYTVKQVAVLEITQNKLWLMKYPEPGRHANDFLLATIVNTCRALSGKHIVPARVELAFEMREISAYRDFFGCDVLFNKEINRIVLSKEDISTAILTSDQSMFQLFNSIVADKQALLTSNSTVENLKQVLFMQFKGRIPTIEEAAFALNMTPRHLQRRLLQEQTTFRDIAGATRKEIALQLMQNPAIKISEVSDILGYSDLTAFRKAFKSWANATPSAIRKGSA
- a CDS encoding glycerate kinase, translating into MKLVIAPNAFKNSLPAAEVAAALKEGLEQSGLDATLVCCPVGDGGDGTGALLQYYFNAETIECGVSDPVGRRISAPFGWISKARTAIIEMADASGLRLLKPEEYAPKMATTAGCGQLIKAALDMNAAEILLCIGGSATVDGGTGILKELGVRFVNRSGNSLQQLPQDLQELDFIDASGLDERLSVVQLTILCDVKNRLLGDKGAAAVFGPQKGASPADVVLLEKVLTQLTRVAEKTTGINMNALEYSGAAGGVAAALVAFCKAKAVDGIDYFLREIQFEQQLAETDWVITGEGAIDQQTLEGKAPYGVARMAKKQHCKVIGVAGKVPEPPGAALDQYFDWLFSINETPVSLEAAIKNTRANLVKAGEKIGKRIRSKDL
- a CDS encoding GIY-YIG nuclease family protein; translated protein: MFYAYVLKSVEHDYYYKGHCQNLEHRLAQHNAGMTK
- a CDS encoding GntP family permease yields the protein MLTIVFALIVGISCIILLSARFKMHPFFSLFIACFVTGWIGGIDAAALLTNMKEGFGRIMSSLGFIIALGTVLGLVLEANGATTAMASAIIKWAGSKRTVLAMSLTGFMVGLPIFCDSGYVVLSGLNQSMIRKTRIPTAVMSTAMATGLYAVHCFIPPHPGVTAATGTVNADFGRVIVYGLLIAVPAMLAGYYWAMWQGKKFGAIAASDPFAEPTTDNEKLPGTFLSFLPVLIPIVLIALRAMMTTIVPVKNTVIESLLLVGDPAIALAIGVVLALCIPKKWERNEWNKLAHHGLEKAGGILMIIGAGGAFGAVISALKIQDHLAGMEGLDAWGLFFPFLVATILKTAQGSSTVAILTAASIVVPFLPALHLDDTNGRVIAVLAMGAGSMAISHVNDAYFWVITNFSGQELKPVLRVYSMATICMAVVAIIAVYLLSLIIL
- a CDS encoding ferredoxin--NADP reductase gives rise to the protein MPLTWRTGTIIKVIEETYNTRRYFIEVPELESFDFVAGQFVTIDCPIHEKPNKRWRSYSIASAPDGTNVYELLIVLVEDGQATPWMFDTWKVGTEISFRGPAGVFTLKEEHLQQDLFLVCTGTGIAPFRSMVHWLLRENIPHKNIYLIYGCRTQKDLLYFEEMKNLGLEYFHYIPTLSREEWEGKTGYVHAIYEAYSQGKPHSNFFLCGWKNMIDEARQRVVGMGFDKKAVHFELYG
- a CDS encoding M60 family metallopeptidase, which codes for MRKAIANHFKAYFFSICFLCTIVSSFGQTRSDRDWLLKDIKELPLPPDTNQVLATYPLDYEAQVIAYQNLHNDPSKELYVPGIITGRYGKGRILVVGSNAYLEPPLIQNPNIIRFWKNVFDWSGASGASAGFELPGFERLITMANTTNVSAGSLNPQRLSDNKVIFVTNEPAGHSYMQKLDAFVRSGGTLVYVSSLFEQNKNSDDPIFTTNMDSLLLKAGLYHVANPIHTRSTDDTLRISAVPKYLIVDSILSNLANYRYYDLFYHKGAEIVPLTILKLILFVAPKDIKAHQDLCNLIEDPANKYSDTASLKKPLVTTYWPDLFKYLNRINRDYLAYEKDSTYRATTNGEFPGMVPDNASRITRKLQIKFSNKWSGLPEPDSSFRRLYSTGLYVAPGDMVTITLADIKDTSRWLMAQIGIHDDDVSDANEYYRNPLNLVRTFNLDKRTLMIHSLYGGLLYFGIPVTDNGSGLNVTVAGAVEAPFFQMGKTTDKQWLQKLRQNPAPWAELATDKLILTVPSDSIRKLEHPQKLMQFWDEVMDANADLAFISRDRPHPERIIIDNNVKWGALFTVPSKIVAPNDRSLTRILNEQQLRDSGSWGHFHELGHRHQFDGLDFDDLGEVTVNLYTLYVYQTILGKDLYHARDGSPRDSILKAIKSYIAAPDYETWKSDPFLQLFTLFYPVIDTFGWEAIRKLNQSLRELYNAQYGGRNLSQLYKKNNDDRRNQYFVLFSKAIGKNLSSYFGKLKIPVSEEAKKEVKDLPIWMPGLFK